Within Dictyostelium discoideum AX4 chromosome 4 chromosome, whole genome shotgun sequence, the genomic segment AAATCAAAtccaaatttacaaaatttattaaatactaATCAACCATTAGTTTCATCGAATGGCCCACCAaataaaccaccaccacaaccatttgaattattaaaatcaaaaccaattacaacaactccaactattaaaaaaggtGTAACATTTTCTGAAACtccaaaaatttcaaattctccaccatcaccatcatcatcctcaccatcaccacctcATAACCAACcaattattgttaataaGCCCATTCCATCTAAATCTGCTCCACCACCAGTTAGAACTACTTCTTCACCTAGTATTGTTACAAAGAAATTTGTTCCAACTATACCAACTCAAACTACTAcagcatcatcatcatcaacaccaaccaCACCAAAGAATCAACATTTATCAAAAGATGACTCATCAATTCCACCAATTAATACTTCtcaaaccaataataatatttcaaattcatctaTACCAAgtccaaaatcaaaatcagcATTAAGTTTATCAACACCAAAGGATTCAATTACAGGTAAACCAATAAAACCACCTTCAAATAgtgatttatcaattagCACAACTCCATTACCACCGACATCTTCATCACcaacttcatcatcacctTTACAATCACCAAAAATATCTTCGCCTTCAGTTTTAACAGTTTCACAAAAAATagcattaaatgaaaaaatagcTGCAAATCAAGCAAAGAAAAATCCTCTTTCAAATAGTGGGggtttaaaacaaatttcaCCAGacttaataaaatcaaataatatcaataaataataataataataataataataataatattattaataaataatagttgaataaaaaaaaaaaattaaatatttaaaaaaaaaaaaaacaaaaaaaaataatacacttatttattatataaattttttttttcgcattaaattttaattccctaattatatattagtgaattattttattattttattatttttttaaaatttatataaataaaatagtgttataattttttttttttttttttttttttttttaaaccctTTTTTCtaaagctttttttttttttcttcaaaaaaaaaataattaaataattattccgtcttaatttaaaattataattttttttttttttttttttagttaaagTTTTAAAGATTCAACTATTTTAATACAAGAAGAACTATATGACCAAGCATCACCAgataatcttttaaatttaataccaTACATATCCATACCATTTACTTTACATACTTCAATTTCGAAATTGATTGTTTCATTTCTTGGACACAAAGTTTTACAATCAAAAACATAAAAGTTTCTACGGTAGGAAATTTgagttgaatttaaattttcttcaatgtgttcaatcaattgaattggaTTTAACATTGTAGTTGTTCCACTATTGAAAGGTCCTTTCATTGAACGAATCTTTGGATTCTTTCCTTTTCCAGATCTAATGGTAATTGCTTTGACAATATCCTCCAAACTAAATCTTCTTTtcgatgaagatgatgaaaattgAGGTGCACTTGCAGATGCTCCATCaacattaatattactactactaacATGTAAAATATtgttatgattattattgtttaaacCACCATTACTTGAAACAATAACAGGTGAGGAATTTGCTGAAACACTTGTAACAGATTGTctctttttgaaaatattatgaaATAAACTTGTACtatgatgattttgatgatgatggtgatggtgatattgatttttaccagaggtattaatattattttgtgaACTACTTAAactattatgattattatttggaataTGTCCAATATTTGGATTACTTGAAAATGTTGGTGGACTTCTTTGACCACTAACcgataatggtgataatggtggtgttgttgaagttgatggtgatggtgatatAAATTGTGGTGAAATTGAATGTGGTGATGTTGGTGCACtacaattaattttcttttcatccaaacatgatgatgaattaaattgaattggtttaattgaattattaattacattactattattattattattgttgttgatgttaatGTTAATATTAGAATTACTACTAacatattgtttattttgtgGTATAGTTAAATTTGGTGAACTTTGATTTAATGGTCTATTACTACCAATAATTGTGTCAACAAATAATGGTTTTGGTGATCTTGGTGaatgttgttgtagttgagattgtggttgtagttgttgttgagtttgttgatgttgtggagtttgttgttgttgttctttttctaaaCGATCagaaacttttttattatattcttGATCAGGTTCCATATCATAACCCTTATTAACCCAAACATgagttttaatttcatcaagaGTAGCTCTTTCAACTGGTTCAGCAACAATCATTCTATTGATTAAATCTTTAACATCATCACTTAAAATTACATGAGATGGATATTTGAATTCACCTCTTAACAATCTATCCATACCTTCAACTTGAACACCATCAGTTAATGTCCATGGTAATTGACCAGTTACCATTGCATATAAAATTACACCCATACTCCAAATATCAACTTCATTAccattatatcttttttctaataaaatttctGGTGGTGCATAAACTGGAGAACCACAAaatgttgataataaatttcctggtttaattatattactataaccaaaatctttttttttgtaaaaaaaaaaattaaattaatatattattattttatttttttttaaaagattataaTACATACcactaatttttaaattaccatcttcatcaactaataaattttccaattttaaatctcTATGACACACCATATTTGAATGACAATAGATTAAACCACAAAGCATTTGTCTAAAGAATTTTCTACCTTCTTTCTCTGATAATCTACCACGGGCGACAATgtaatcaaataattcaccaCCAGAAACTAATTCTAAAATCAAACAAATTCTACCGACATCATCTTCATAAATTGCATCATGTAATTGAATGATGTTATCATGTTTTAAAcgttttaaaattgaaatctctctttcaatttcttttctttcttttattcttttaggttttgttattttaataGCATATTGTTTTCCAGTTAATATATTTGTACCGATTTTAACTTTACTTGATGTACCAGATCCAATAGTTTTACCCAAGAGATAATTTCCCATTTTGTGACCTTTtttatgttgttgttgttggggtTTATTTCTATATCCAGGTGATactttattttgttttggcgaatttgatgatgaagatgttgttgaatttgatgaacaTGATGTTGAGCATGATACTTCTTGAATTGTTTCCAATTGAATATCATTATATGATGAAACAGCTGTTgccattttatattattttttaaattatttattaaatttaaaattattttgtaaaatttaattaatctttttttttttttttttttttaatttattattattattttcttattctgatttaaatttgtaatgagactgttaatttaaataaaatttttttttttttattttttttttttttaaatttaaaattaaataaattaaattaattaataatttattttttttatagtttatgataaataaaaatacaagaattgaaatttaaaattttataaataaaataaataataattaaagaaaataaaaataaaaaattttaaataaatgaaatttaaaattataattattatttttttttttttataataaatagttATTTGGGTTTGGGTATTTGTTTGTGAGAGTGAAAAAATTCggttatttgtttaaaataccaattaataaatcaaaaaaaatttatttgatttaatactggaaaaaaaaaaataatcattatttgttttatacaaaaaaaaaaaaaaaaaaaacaatcatattaatttttaaaataaaaaataaaaataaaaaataaatcaaatcaaataaaataatccaTTAAGCATAAAAAGTAAACAATGTTTTGAAAAAGGATGGTGTTATTATGTGGGTCAgtgtttatttgtttatatttgTGTTTGGGTGTGTATGCGATTAATTTAACTTTAGGTTAAATATGTTACTTTTTTTTGGGATATTGAAGAATATGTGTGTAtgtatgtgtgtgtgtgaaggttgattgattaataataataataatggtgggattaattattttttttgagtcGACTATTGAGTTATTTTTAATGtgcttattttttttttttatgtgtaTCTGTATGTGTATTTGTTTGATTATGTGTAtgtatgtgtgtgtgtgagTGTGTGTTGTTAAGTTAATAAGTGTGggtttttgattaaaataaatatttttttaaatgtggaggttattaataatattgttgttTGTTACCATATAAAtccatataaatatatttaaatattattaatgaaatgaAAGGATTtagattaaataattattttaattttttttttttttttttttttttttgcttgggttttttaatattgaaaaaataatgaaaaaaaaaaattaaataatgattatagataaagatttttaaatctgaatacaataaaaagaaataattgtATCGAAAATGGTTtgttttacaaatttaagtattatatccattttttatttgtaaaatgtCGAAAAATAACCACAACACCACTCCCTCTCCTTAAAACACAAACGAAAAAAAATTCTGTCGcaactttatcaattatcttttattattacttcaattattttaaaataatgaaataaaataaaactataaaaaaaaaaaaaaaaaaaaaaaagttttaccCCAATTGTTTATCATCACTAAATgtagtgatgatgaaattaaaaaataaaaaataattaaataataatttcttttttttttttttttttaagtataaatttgattataataaataaaagagatataaacaattttttttttttttttttttttttttttttttttttttttgcattGAAAGgggtgatttttttttttttgtttatacaTATTTAAtctaatatatttaaaatatttttaatttacacaTCACATATATAATGAAACATAcccaaaattaatataatttctttttttttttaaaaattttttttttttcccaattatctgttaaattaaaaataatcattaataattttattacaaaacatttaaatgattctataaaaaataatattatgtGTGAATATATGTGTGGAGTGATATGATTTTATAGTAGTTTTTGGGGgggttaattttaaaaaaaaaaccctggatttcccaaaaaaaaatttaaaaatagaaaggaaaattaaaaattcttttttttttttttttttttttttttttttcaaaaaaaccaacctttttttttttttttttttttttgtattatttatttgaattttatcaacatcagtgaatgaaaattaaatattataaaagatttttgtggtttattaaagaaaatgaattataaaactgagaataattatttgatttactattaattttttaatttttttttttttttttttttttttttaattaaaaataattaattaaattttttaaatttttttttaaacatatttaaaataagtATCTaccaaaaatattattattttaataattattatttctttaatcaaataaaaatttatttacccaataattgaaattaaaaaaataaaaaaaataattattaacaatACAGAAGTTATTGTTTAAAACATACTTATAAGTGTAACAGATCAGAAAGTTTGCcagtattaaaaaataaaaaaaaataatatttatttaaatattatttttatgtatttatataaatacttaacaataaaaataataattaaaaaaaaaaaaaaaattttgattgaataaataattttgtattttttttttttttttttttttttttttttttttttttttttttttttttttttttttttttttttctgttcCCACTAAATATTAAATACCCAAAtggaattaattattatttgatttgaatttttattatgaaCAGTGGTGATGTTGTTGCTACTTCATAAACTACAACtcttatatatatatatatataaatatgttttttttttttttttttttattttttgaatacatacaaataatattatttttattattattttgtattttatttcataatAGGAAAATTTAAATGCTCTCTgtcaaatatatttttttactaCCCAATATAACAGaagtatattatttttttattttttttatttttttatttgagaACAAAAAAGGAGAGGATTAAAATTGaaggaaaaaaagaaaaaaaagaaaaaaaagaaaaaaaaacaataataaaaaaaaaaaaaaattattttgatatgATATATTCTATTAtgataatagtttaaatgttcaacaaaacaacaaaaacaaaaacccACCATTAGTGGTAATTTTCACTCAAAAACagcaaaaattattttttaacaacACACAcgat encodes:
- the mrkB gene encoding CAMKL family protein kinase, with protein sequence MATAVSSYNDIQLETIQEVSCSTSCSSNSTTSSSSNSPKQNKVSPGYRNKPQQQQHKKGHKMGNYLLGKTIGSGTSSKVKIGTNILTGKQYAIKITKPKRIKERKEIEREISILKRLKHDNIIQLHDAIYEDDVGRICLILELVSGGELFDYIVARGRLSEKEGRKFFRQMLCGLIYCHSNMVCHRDLKLENLLVDEDGNLKISDFGYSNIIKPGNLLSTFCGSPVYAPPEILLEKRYNGNEVDIWSMGVILYAMVTGQLPWTLTDGVQVEGMDRLLRGEFKYPSHVILSDDVKDLINRMIVAEPVERATLDEIKTHVWVNKGYDMEPDQEYNKKVSDRLEKEQQQQTPQHQQTQQQLQPQSQLQQHSPRSPKPLFVDTIIGSNRPLNQSSPNLTIPQNKQYVSSNSNINININNNNNNNSNVINNSIKPIQFNSSSCLDEKKINCSAPTSPHSISPQFISPSPSTSTTPPLSPLSVSGQRSPPTFSSNPNIGHIPNNNHNSLSSSQNNINTSGKNQYHHHHHHQNHHSTSLFHNIFKKRQSVTSVSANSSPVIVSSNGGLNNNNHNNILHVSSSNINVDGASASAPQFSSSSSKRRFSLEDIVKAITIRSGKGKNPKIRSMKGPFNSGTTTMLNPIQLIEHIEENLNSTQISYRRNFYVFDCKTLCPRNETINFEIEVCKVNGMDMYGIKFKRLSGDAWSYSSSCIKIVESLKL